The following proteins are co-located in the Polymorphospora rubra genome:
- a CDS encoding glycogen/starch synthase, with product MHVVKVAFEALGFDVRMMRGGLAPLVWQLAREYVDRGHRVSVVTPTHGRLDHLAARYDVTELDHHDEHLVPLVPDPAVWPDPPGDRTVTTRAHLLRHEGVDVYLLGNDQLDLLPERIYPAAASEGTDPAFFKPLVFQVAALRFLLRRLGGEGAGHGTGGAGAGGEPTLVQAYEPYYHYLLPPVLAGDPRFRVVSTVASNMPIDLGVYRPQLARLLAMFGTGVDLDRYLDPPAPVAVPDDPGAARAAALATALAGHLRHTRLSAGRGADHVSLFALIADHCDSIDFLTPGQRDFYSTFRDTPYEVAFRRTAVARVVRDNAGKQFVGGCGVPAPWLDRDPGTVDRTRVLDGLGLDPGRPTFHHVARYSVHHKGQWELVRAVEAVLATDPEVNFVLRMATAAGGDAPVGEPYFQRVADRFPDRVRLFWSMADEETFFREAVAADYCLFPSKYELDTFLIAQGQAMVCGAVPIATAQESTRHYRPVPGFDLPRSFTPDDPRLTRALVGRIHEAARLWRGDPDGYRRLSADATALGRTFTYAAAADRRLDRFARLLAGDVPPPPVEHLIGYGWFDQLDGRQWQTHRAAIRAAAIGFADLEAVRRSGPVDVATLRQLHAAADRRGDLDRCLELADLLGDTERARALRRRCRLIPHPDGPELRYEVTGAAGVDLVGPDGRPRPLEPDGPAFRTVLPWPDVPDVPVFLLRLASGRSTWDVPPVAS from the coding sequence GTGCACGTCGTGAAGGTCGCGTTCGAGGCCCTCGGTTTCGACGTACGGATGATGCGCGGCGGGCTGGCGCCGCTGGTCTGGCAACTGGCCCGGGAGTACGTCGACCGCGGGCACCGGGTTTCGGTCGTCACCCCCACCCATGGCCGGCTCGACCACCTCGCCGCCCGCTACGACGTGACCGAGTTGGACCACCACGACGAGCATCTGGTGCCGCTGGTGCCCGACCCGGCGGTGTGGCCGGACCCGCCGGGGGACCGCACCGTGACCACCCGTGCCCACCTGCTGCGCCACGAGGGCGTCGACGTCTATCTGCTCGGCAACGACCAGCTCGACCTGCTCCCGGAACGGATCTATCCCGCCGCGGCGAGTGAGGGCACCGATCCGGCGTTCTTCAAGCCGCTGGTGTTCCAGGTCGCCGCCCTGCGCTTCCTGCTGCGGCGGCTCGGTGGCGAGGGCGCCGGCCACGGCACCGGCGGTGCGGGCGCCGGCGGGGAGCCGACGCTGGTGCAGGCGTACGAGCCGTACTACCACTACCTGCTGCCGCCGGTGCTGGCCGGCGATCCCCGCTTCCGGGTGGTGTCCACGGTCGCCAGCAACATGCCGATCGACCTCGGCGTCTACCGGCCGCAGCTGGCCCGGCTGCTGGCGATGTTCGGCACCGGGGTGGACCTCGACCGCTACCTCGACCCGCCGGCCCCGGTCGCCGTACCGGACGACCCGGGAGCGGCGCGGGCGGCGGCCCTGGCGACGGCGTTGGCGGGGCACCTGCGGCACACCCGGCTGTCGGCGGGCCGGGGCGCCGACCACGTCAGCCTCTTCGCCCTGATCGCCGACCACTGCGACTCGATCGACTTCCTCACCCCCGGCCAGCGCGACTTCTACTCCACGTTCCGGGACACCCCGTACGAGGTGGCGTTTCGCCGGACCGCGGTCGCCCGGGTCGTACGCGACAACGCGGGCAAGCAGTTCGTCGGCGGCTGCGGGGTGCCGGCGCCGTGGCTGGACCGTGATCCCGGCACGGTCGACCGGACCCGGGTCCTCGACGGGTTGGGGCTCGATCCTGGCCGGCCGACGTTCCACCACGTCGCCCGGTACTCGGTGCACCACAAAGGACAGTGGGAGCTGGTCCGGGCGGTCGAGGCCGTACTCGCCACCGATCCCGAGGTCAACTTCGTGCTCCGGATGGCGACCGCGGCCGGCGGCGACGCGCCCGTCGGTGAGCCGTACTTCCAGCGGGTCGCCGACCGGTTCCCCGACCGGGTCCGGCTCTTCTGGTCGATGGCCGACGAGGAGACCTTCTTTCGTGAGGCGGTCGCCGCCGACTACTGCCTCTTCCCGTCCAAGTACGAACTCGACACGTTCCTGATTGCCCAGGGGCAGGCGATGGTGTGCGGCGCGGTGCCGATCGCGACCGCGCAGGAGTCGACCCGGCACTACCGCCCCGTACCCGGCTTCGACCTGCCGCGCTCGTTCACCCCCGACGACCCCCGGCTGACCCGCGCGCTGGTCGGGCGGATCCACGAGGCGGCCCGGCTGTGGCGCGGCGACCCGGACGGCTACCGCCGGCTGTCCGCCGACGCCACCGCGCTGGGCCGCACGTTCACCTACGCCGCCGCGGCCGACCGGCGGCTGGACCGGTTCGCCCGGCTGCTCGCCGGCGACGTCCCGCCGCCGCCGGTCGAGCACCTGATCGGCTACGGCTGGTTCGACCAACTCGACGGGCGGCAGTGGCAGACCCACCGGGCGGCGATCCGGGCCGCCGCGATCGGGTTCGCCGACCTGGAGGCCGTACGCCGGTCCGGGCCGGTCGACGTCGCGACGCTGCGCCAGCTCCACGCCGCCGCCGACCGTCGGGGCGATCTCGACCGCTGCCTCGAACTGGCCGACCTGCTCGGCGACACCGAGCGGGCCCGCGCCCTGCGCCGGCGCTGCCGGCTGATCCCGCACCCCGACGGCCCCGAACTGCGGTACGAGGTCACCGGAGCGGCCGGCGTCGACCTGGTCGGCCCGGACGGGCGGCCGCGTCCGCTCGAACCCGACGGCCCGGCCTTCCGCACCGTACTGCCCTGGCCGGACGTGCCGGATGTACCGGTGTTCCTGCTGCGGCTCGCCTCCGGCCGCAGCACGTGGGACGTCCCGCCGGTGGCGTCGTGA
- a CDS encoding HAD family hydrolase → MTLPYRIVATDLDGTLLRSDRSLSARTLRTLAAVRAAGARHLVVTGRPVFGTRRLLTQLDYRGLAVCGQGAHVYDFDSDRLLVTHTLDRDVARALVQAIGRETGALALAAVAASGFLATADFDRRPGADWRLVTEPDLWTGPVEKILIRHPGHDDEALVAVARRICGTALTVAHAGERLVELLPAGISKATGLVYAVRRWGLTAADTIAFGDMPNDIPMLDWAGYGVAMANAHPDLRERADETTLTNDEDGVAVVLERLLAARSVAPEE, encoded by the coding sequence GTGACCCTGCCGTACCGGATCGTCGCCACCGACCTCGACGGCACCCTGCTGCGCAGCGACCGGTCGCTGTCCGCGCGGACCCTGCGGACCCTGGCCGCGGTACGGGCCGCCGGTGCCCGGCACCTGGTCGTGACCGGCCGGCCGGTCTTCGGCACCCGGCGGCTGCTCACCCAGCTCGACTACCGGGGGCTGGCGGTCTGCGGGCAGGGCGCCCACGTCTACGACTTCGACAGCGACCGGCTGCTGGTCACCCACACCCTCGACCGGGACGTGGCCCGCGCCCTGGTCCAGGCGATCGGCCGGGAGACCGGGGCGCTGGCGTTGGCCGCCGTCGCCGCCAGCGGATTCCTGGCCACCGCCGATTTCGACCGGCGGCCCGGCGCCGACTGGCGGCTGGTCACCGAGCCCGATCTCTGGACCGGACCGGTGGAGAAGATCCTGATCCGGCATCCGGGCCACGACGACGAGGCGCTCGTGGCGGTCGCCCGGCGGATCTGCGGTACGGCGCTCACCGTCGCCCATGCCGGCGAGCGGCTGGTCGAACTGCTGCCGGCCGGGATCAGCAAGGCGACCGGGCTGGTCTACGCCGTACGGCGGTGGGGGCTGACCGCCGCCGACACGATCGCGTTCGGCGACATGCCCAACGACATCCCGATGCTCGACTGGGCCGGGTACGGCGTCGCGATGGCCAACGCCCACCCCGACCTGCGGGAACGGGCCGACGAAACCACCCTGACCAACGACGAGGACGGGGTGGCGGTGGTGCTCGAACGCCTGCTGGCCGCCCGGTCCGTGGCACCGGAGGAGTGA
- the malQ gene encoding 4-alpha-glucanotransferase, whose protein sequence is MTALADLARRHGVAPEYATDRGERIAVAPENLRRVLAALGVDPAATSDVDADRLLPPCVVVRRGRPATVRADPAWPAATYRVRTETGEWHDVADPTGDLGRLPLGYHTLHAEAAGRSATAPLIVAPDVLATPDRRRWGLLAQIYSVLSERSWGMGDLRDLAGLATWSGRLGASFVLLNPLHAYVPGPLPDPSPYRPSTRRFPDPMNLRIEAIPEYVAVRGAVDVLADRGRALTDGVLHRDELIDRAAVWALKRQALELLHRVPRTPARQAAYDAYVTGQGAGLTDYATWCALAEVHGTRWRSWPAGLRTPDGVAVEAARRDLADRIDFHRWVNWLVDEQMAAAQTAARDAGMSIGLVHDLAVGVDPEGADAWRLHRFLAGGITVGCPPDNFSAGGQDWGLPPWRPDTLAEAGYEPFAEVVRGVLRHCGALRLDHIMGLFRLWWIPEGAGARAGAYVHYDHEALLGVLALEAHRAGAMVIGEDLGTVERRVRDELADRRILGTSVLRFEYRGGSEERGGPLPAADWRADCLATLTTHDLPSTAAWLAGDHVDLHDRLGLLTRDRAQVAAEEAAERDGWLAELDRGGLRSAADGVPGLAADTVALHRFLARTPARLLGVWLPDLVGDRRPQNLPGTVDEFPNWRLPVADPEGRPVSLERLTEAPGPTAIAHLYSNLDDDSPRPFGRWAPPTVSSGGASDAIPL, encoded by the coding sequence ATGACGGCACTCGCCGACCTGGCCCGGCGGCACGGCGTCGCCCCGGAGTACGCCACCGACCGCGGTGAGCGGATCGCGGTCGCGCCGGAGAACCTGCGCCGGGTGCTCGCCGCGCTCGGTGTCGACCCGGCGGCCACCTCCGACGTGGACGCCGACCGGCTGCTGCCGCCGTGCGTCGTGGTCCGGCGGGGCCGGCCGGCGACGGTGCGGGCCGACCCGGCGTGGCCGGCGGCCACGTACCGGGTCCGTACCGAGACCGGCGAGTGGCACGACGTGGCCGATCCGACCGGCGACCTCGGCCGGCTGCCGCTCGGCTACCACACGCTGCACGCCGAGGCGGCCGGCCGGAGCGCGACCGCACCGCTGATCGTCGCGCCGGACGTGCTGGCCACCCCGGACCGCCGCCGGTGGGGCCTGCTGGCCCAGATCTACTCGGTGCTCTCCGAACGCTCGTGGGGGATGGGTGATCTGCGCGACCTGGCCGGCCTGGCCACCTGGTCGGGCCGGCTCGGCGCGTCGTTCGTGCTGCTCAACCCGCTGCACGCGTACGTGCCCGGACCGCTGCCCGACCCGTCGCCCTACCGGCCGAGCACCCGCCGGTTCCCCGATCCGATGAACCTGCGGATCGAGGCGATCCCCGAGTACGTGGCGGTGCGCGGGGCGGTGGACGTCCTCGCCGACCGGGGGCGGGCGCTCACCGACGGGGTGCTGCACCGCGACGAGCTGATCGACCGGGCGGCGGTGTGGGCGCTCAAGCGCCAGGCGCTGGAACTGCTGCATCGGGTGCCGCGTACGCCGGCCCGGCAGGCCGCGTACGACGCGTACGTCACCGGTCAGGGGGCCGGCCTGACCGACTACGCCACCTGGTGCGCCCTGGCCGAGGTGCACGGCACCCGGTGGAGGTCCTGGCCGGCCGGGCTGCGTACCCCCGACGGCGTGGCGGTCGAGGCGGCCCGCCGTGACCTGGCCGATCGGATCGACTTCCACCGTTGGGTCAACTGGCTGGTCGACGAGCAGATGGCCGCCGCCCAGACCGCCGCCCGTGACGCCGGGATGTCGATCGGGCTGGTCCACGATCTCGCCGTCGGCGTCGACCCGGAGGGCGCCGACGCCTGGCGGCTGCACCGCTTCCTGGCCGGTGGCATCACGGTCGGCTGCCCACCGGACAACTTCAGCGCCGGCGGCCAGGACTGGGGCCTGCCGCCGTGGCGGCCGGACACCCTCGCCGAAGCCGGGTACGAGCCGTTCGCCGAGGTGGTGCGCGGCGTACTGCGGCACTGCGGAGCCCTGCGGCTGGACCACATCATGGGGCTGTTCCGGCTCTGGTGGATTCCCGAGGGCGCCGGGGCCCGCGCCGGCGCGTACGTGCACTACGACCACGAGGCGCTGCTCGGCGTACTGGCGCTCGAAGCGCACCGGGCCGGCGCGATGGTGATCGGCGAGGACCTCGGTACGGTCGAGCGGCGGGTCCGCGACGAGCTGGCCGACCGGCGCATCCTCGGCACGTCGGTGCTGCGGTTCGAATACCGGGGCGGGTCCGAGGAACGTGGCGGCCCGCTGCCCGCCGCCGACTGGCGGGCCGACTGCCTGGCCACGCTGACCACCCACGACCTGCCCAGCACCGCCGCCTGGCTGGCCGGCGACCACGTCGACCTGCACGACCGGCTGGGCCTGCTGACCCGCGACCGGGCGCAGGTCGCCGCCGAGGAGGCCGCCGAACGGGACGGCTGGCTCGCTGAACTGGACCGCGGTGGGCTCCGGTCGGCCGCCGACGGGGTGCCGGGGCTGGCCGCGGACACCGTTGCCCTGCACCGGTTCCTGGCCCGTACCCCGGCCAGGCTGCTCGGGGTCTGGCTGCCGGACCTGGTCGGCGACCGGCGCCCGCAGAACCTGCCCGGCACGGTTGACGAGTTCCCGAACTGGCGGCTGCCGGTGGCCGACCCGGAGGGCCGTCCGGTGTCGCTGGAGCGGTTGACCGAGGCGCCCGGCCCGACGGCGATCGCCCACCTCTACTCGAACCTGGACGACGATTCGCCCCGGCCTTTTGGTAGGTGGGCTCCACCGACGGTATCTTCTGGCGGGGCATCCGATGCAATACCGTTGTAA
- a CDS encoding ABC transporter permease, giving the protein MRLVRVYRRSLGAHLRAVLEYQSDFWLLVTAGLVTQSLGFIFLSAVFARVPTLNGWRFEETVLIYALAGLAQAAVPLVADGAWLLGSLVHTGELDYRLVRPYPAVLQVTSHQIGFSGAGDAIGAGVLLIWALSRVEVHWTPVKVLLGLLILLGAVVIRIAITVATNAVAFWIPSPNPMFASAVFQIGELARYPLTIYGFGLRIVLTGLLPFAFTGFLPAAWLLDQGGAAWLGLATPVVAALCALAAYAVFQRGLRRYESAGH; this is encoded by the coding sequence GTGCGCCTCGTCCGCGTCTACCGGCGCAGCCTCGGCGCCCACCTGCGCGCCGTACTCGAATACCAGTCGGACTTCTGGCTGCTGGTCACCGCCGGGCTCGTCACCCAGTCGCTCGGCTTCATCTTCCTGTCCGCGGTGTTCGCCCGCGTCCCCACCCTCAACGGCTGGCGGTTCGAGGAGACCGTGCTCATCTACGCCCTGGCCGGGCTGGCCCAGGCGGCGGTGCCGCTGGTCGCCGACGGCGCCTGGCTGCTCGGCTCGCTGGTGCACACCGGCGAACTCGACTACCGGCTGGTCCGGCCGTACCCGGCGGTGCTCCAGGTGACCAGCCACCAGATCGGGTTCAGCGGGGCCGGCGACGCGATCGGCGCCGGCGTGCTGCTGATCTGGGCGCTGAGTCGGGTCGAGGTGCACTGGACGCCGGTGAAGGTGCTCCTCGGGCTGCTCATCCTGCTCGGAGCGGTCGTCATCCGCATCGCGATCACCGTGGCGACGAACGCGGTCGCGTTCTGGATACCGTCGCCGAACCCGATGTTCGCGTCCGCCGTCTTCCAGATCGGCGAACTGGCCCGCTATCCGCTGACCATCTACGGCTTCGGGCTGCGGATCGTGCTCACCGGCCTGTTGCCGTTCGCCTTCACCGGGTTCCTGCCGGCCGCCTGGCTGCTTGACCAGGGCGGGGCGGCGTGGCTCGGCCTGGCCACCCCGGTCGTCGCGGCGCTCTGCGCCCTGGCCGCGTACGCCGTCTTCCAGCGCGGCCTCCGCCGCTACGAAAGCGCCGGTCACTGA
- a CDS encoding ABC transporter permease, which produces MSVRGYTRLATTTVRATFAHRLSIGLGTIGVIFQLVAMVALWTALLADGARIGGYSLPEMKGYLLVGFATGVVGRGLGEHVMAERIRSGAVALDLVKPLDYQKMRFAEVLGGLVIEIMVIVAVGAAFVTLAGPVQAPVRPDLLLLSLVAVVPIKFLIIYLSTMLCFWTQNYHGLAWTRTALTQLLSGALVPLALLPGWLAATAAVLPFAAITSTPALIYTGKATGTGALLLIGYQFLWAAGLWILARLAWRTAVRQLTVHGG; this is translated from the coding sequence GTGAGCGTCAGGGGATACACCCGGCTCGCCACCACCACCGTGAGAGCCACCTTCGCCCACCGGCTCAGCATCGGCCTCGGCACGATCGGCGTCATCTTCCAACTGGTCGCCATGGTCGCGCTGTGGACCGCGCTGCTCGCCGACGGCGCGCGGATCGGCGGCTACTCGCTGCCGGAGATGAAGGGCTACCTGCTGGTCGGCTTCGCCACCGGCGTCGTCGGCCGGGGCCTCGGCGAACACGTCATGGCCGAGCGGATCCGCAGCGGTGCCGTCGCCCTCGACCTGGTCAAGCCGCTGGACTACCAGAAGATGCGGTTCGCCGAGGTGCTCGGCGGCCTCGTCATCGAAATCATGGTGATCGTCGCCGTCGGTGCGGCCTTCGTCACCCTGGCCGGTCCGGTGCAGGCCCCGGTCCGCCCCGACCTGCTCCTGCTCAGCCTCGTCGCGGTCGTACCGATCAAGTTCCTGATCATCTACCTGAGCACGATGCTCTGCTTCTGGACGCAGAACTACCACGGGCTCGCCTGGACCCGTACGGCACTGACCCAACTGCTCTCCGGTGCCCTGGTGCCGCTCGCCCTGCTGCCCGGCTGGCTCGCCGCGACCGCGGCGGTGCTGCCGTTCGCCGCCATCACCTCCACCCCGGCCCTGATCTACACCGGCAAGGCGACCGGTACCGGGGCGCTGCTCCTGATCGGCTACCAGTTCCTGTGGGCGGCCGGACTCTGGATCCTGGCCCGGCTCGCCTGGCGGACCGCCGTCCGCCAGCTCACCGTCCACGGAGGTTGA
- a CDS encoding ABC transporter ATP-binding protein: protein MALVEAHHLTKTFRRPDKAPGLRGSVTHLVRRRFTTVRAVDRVDLSIEAGEAVAYVGPNGAGKSTTIKLLTGIVQPTSGHVRVAGRDPHRERTANARQIGVLFGQRSQLWWDLPVRESLALLRDMYDVPAAAYRERLARFDAVLALDEIMPVVARKLSLGQRMRADLACALIHGPRVVYLDEPTIGLDIAVKDRVRKFLRELRADGTTLMLTTHDLDDIEDTCDRIVIIDHGRVIYDGTLAQVKDTYARQRNVHLQLAGDVTVPDLAARFPAAAVSAGPSPGEFTVAFDKAALTVGQILAGVIPLAEVVEVRIDEPAIEDVIRKVYAGELVLSPTPTPS, encoded by the coding sequence ATGGCGCTCGTGGAGGCTCATCACCTGACGAAGACCTTCCGCCGGCCCGACAAGGCGCCCGGCCTGCGCGGCTCGGTGACACACCTGGTCCGCCGCCGCTTCACCACGGTCCGGGCCGTCGACCGGGTGGACCTCTCGATCGAGGCCGGCGAGGCCGTCGCGTACGTGGGCCCGAACGGCGCCGGCAAATCCACCACGATCAAGCTGCTCACCGGCATCGTCCAGCCCACGTCCGGGCACGTACGGGTCGCCGGCCGCGACCCGCACCGCGAGCGGACCGCCAACGCGCGGCAGATCGGCGTCCTCTTCGGACAGCGCTCGCAGCTCTGGTGGGATCTGCCGGTCCGCGAATCGCTCGCCCTGCTGCGCGACATGTACGACGTACCGGCGGCGGCGTACCGGGAACGGCTGGCCCGGTTCGACGCGGTCCTCGCCCTCGACGAGATCATGCCGGTGGTCGCCCGCAAGCTGTCCCTGGGCCAGCGGATGCGCGCCGACCTGGCCTGCGCCCTGATCCACGGCCCCCGGGTCGTCTACCTCGACGAACCCACCATCGGCCTGGACATCGCGGTCAAGGACCGGGTCCGGAAGTTCCTCCGGGAGCTGCGGGCCGACGGCACCACCCTGATGCTGACCACCCACGACCTCGACGACATCGAGGACACCTGCGACCGGATAGTGATCATCGACCACGGGCGGGTCATCTACGACGGCACGCTGGCCCAGGTCAAGGACACCTACGCCCGGCAGCGCAACGTCCACCTCCAGCTCGCCGGCGACGTCACGGTGCCCGACCTCGCCGCCCGGTTCCCGGCCGCCGCCGTCAGCGCGGGCCCGTCCCCCGGCGAGTTCACCGTGGCCTTCGACAAGGCGGCCCTGACGGTCGGGCAGATCCTCGCCGGGGTGATCCCGCTCGCCGAGGTCGTCGAGGTACGCATCGACGAACCCGCCATCGAGGACGTCATCCGCAAGGTGTACGCCGGCGAACTGGTCCTCTCGCCCACCCCGACCCCGTCGTGA
- a CDS encoding MarR family winged helix-turn-helix transcriptional regulator — protein sequence MSSADARLAELYQRLQRIYVLLDDGDRRALATVGLTPTHYNLLRLLEDDAPDAAPHGTAGAVPGVPTGGGRSVSQLADLLLCTRGNITRLVRRLVEAGLVRTGSDPADQRLVAVSLTALGRERLTAAHAVFATTNRQRFSHLSDDDTHRLYELAGDLADQLIKQCDSER from the coding sequence TTGTCCAGCGCGGACGCCCGACTCGCCGAGCTCTACCAGCGGCTCCAGCGGATCTACGTACTGCTGGACGACGGTGACCGGCGGGCGCTGGCGACGGTGGGTCTCACCCCGACCCACTACAACCTGCTGCGCCTGCTCGAAGACGACGCGCCCGACGCCGCGCCGCACGGTACGGCCGGCGCCGTCCCCGGTGTCCCGACCGGTGGCGGCCGGTCGGTGAGCCAGCTCGCCGACCTCCTGCTCTGCACCCGCGGCAACATCACCCGGCTCGTCCGGCGGCTCGTCGAGGCCGGTCTGGTGCGGACCGGATCCGACCCGGCCGACCAGCGCCTGGTCGCGGTGTCCCTGACCGCGCTCGGCCGGGAGCGGCTCACCGCCGCCCACGCGGTGTTCGCCACGACGAACCGCCAACGCTTCTCGCACCTGTCCGACGACGACACCCATCGGCTGTACGAGTTGGCCGGAGACCTCGCCGACCAACTGATCAAGCAGTGCGACAGCGAGCGGTGA
- a CDS encoding alpha-amylase family glycosyl hydrolase: MSRRSWRLAALLTASLAVTTVGPAGVARADAPVTNRASLKSDLCYQIATDRFFDGNTGNNNPAKSPGLYDAGKSNWKLYWGGDFAGIQQKLDYLQGLGVTSIWISPHVDNIDVAATYGGVPNAGYHGYWTRDFKKTEEHFGTLAEFDALIAAAHSRGIKVIMDWAPNHTSPADESNSGFAENGRLYDNGTLMGGLTGDTNGYFHHNGGITDYNDRYQSQYKNLADLADLNQQHPTIDSYLKTSADYWMNRGVDGVRVDAVKHMTSGWQRSMTDRFLTNKDSFLFGEWYLGSKTDPLYDDNVRFANESGISVLDFYLNISMRETFGSNVSMHNLDAAISKTATDYRYPENLVTFVDNHDMSRFLTLNNNQNRLHQALAFMMTVRGTPCVYYGTEQYLHNNTAGGGDPYNRPMMPGFNTGTTAYQMINKLSTLRQNQPALSWGTHQSRWINNDVYVYERRYFNDVVLTAINKGGGAVSLTGLNTALPAGTYTDQLTGLMGAGGITVGSGTGGNNPVTPFSLGAGQVGVWSYKAAEPTAPTVGSVGPTLTRPGHKITVEGRGFGASGTVKVNGVNATTVSWSPNRVVATVPAGVTAGLRPVTVTTSGGTSNAYQVQVVGGAQIPVKFTVNNASPTGWGDNIYLSGSIHELGNWSSSKSVAIGPMLAPNYPNWNTVVSLPACSTVQFKFLKITSGGAVTWENGANKSYTVPCSGTGSSTTNWQY, encoded by the coding sequence TTGTCAAGACGATCATGGCGCCTGGCCGCGCTGCTCACCGCCAGCCTGGCCGTGACCACGGTCGGCCCGGCCGGTGTGGCCCGCGCCGACGCCCCGGTGACCAACCGGGCGAGCCTCAAATCCGACCTGTGCTACCAGATCGCGACCGACCGCTTCTTCGACGGCAACACCGGCAACAACAACCCGGCCAAGAGCCCCGGCCTGTACGACGCGGGCAAGTCCAACTGGAAGCTCTACTGGGGCGGTGACTTCGCCGGCATCCAGCAGAAGCTCGACTACCTCCAGGGGCTGGGCGTCACTTCCATCTGGATCTCGCCGCACGTCGACAACATCGACGTGGCCGCCACCTACGGTGGGGTGCCCAACGCCGGCTACCACGGCTACTGGACCCGGGACTTCAAGAAGACCGAGGAGCACTTCGGCACCCTCGCCGAGTTCGACGCGTTGATCGCCGCCGCGCACTCCCGGGGCATCAAGGTGATCATGGACTGGGCGCCGAACCACACCTCGCCGGCGGACGAGTCCAACTCGGGCTTCGCCGAGAACGGCCGGCTCTACGACAACGGCACGCTGATGGGTGGCCTGACCGGCGACACCAACGGCTACTTCCACCACAACGGCGGCATCACCGACTACAACGACCGCTACCAGAGCCAGTACAAGAACCTCGCCGACCTGGCCGACCTGAACCAGCAGCACCCGACGATCGACAGCTACCTCAAGACCTCCGCCGACTACTGGATGAACCGCGGTGTCGACGGGGTACGGGTCGACGCGGTCAAGCACATGACGTCCGGCTGGCAGCGCTCGATGACCGACCGGTTTCTGACCAACAAGGACTCGTTCCTGTTCGGTGAGTGGTACCTCGGCAGCAAGACCGACCCGCTGTACGACGACAACGTCCGGTTCGCCAACGAGAGCGGCATCTCGGTGCTGGACTTCTACCTCAACATCTCGATGCGCGAGACGTTCGGCTCCAACGTCTCGATGCACAACCTCGACGCGGCGATCAGCAAGACGGCGACCGACTACCGCTACCCGGAGAACCTGGTCACCTTCGTCGACAACCACGACATGTCGCGGTTCCTGACGCTGAACAACAACCAGAACCGGCTGCACCAGGCGCTCGCCTTCATGATGACCGTCCGGGGTACGCCGTGCGTCTACTACGGCACCGAGCAGTACCTGCACAACAACACCGCCGGCGGCGGTGACCCGTACAACCGGCCGATGATGCCGGGCTTCAACACCGGCACCACGGCGTACCAGATGATCAACAAGCTCTCGACGCTGCGGCAGAACCAGCCGGCGCTGTCCTGGGGCACGCACCAGAGCCGCTGGATCAACAACGACGTGTACGTCTACGAGCGCCGCTACTTCAACGACGTGGTGCTGACCGCGATCAACAAGGGGGGCGGCGCGGTCTCGCTCACCGGCCTCAACACCGCACTGCCGGCCGGCACCTACACCGACCAGCTCACCGGCCTGATGGGCGCGGGCGGCATCACGGTCGGCAGCGGCACCGGCGGCAACAACCCGGTGACGCCGTTCAGCCTCGGCGCCGGCCAGGTCGGCGTGTGGTCGTACAAGGCGGCCGAGCCGACCGCGCCGACCGTCGGCAGTGTCGGCCCGACCCTGACCCGGCCGGGCCACAAGATCACTGTCGAGGGGCGCGGTTTCGGCGCCAGCGGCACCGTCAAGGTCAACGGGGTCAACGCGACGACCGTGAGCTGGTCGCCGAACCGGGTCGTGGCGACCGTACCGGCCGGGGTGACCGCCGGCCTGCGGCCGGTCACCGTGACCACCTCGGGCGGCACCAGCAACGCCTACCAGGTGCAGGTGGTCGGGGGAGCGCAGATACCGGTGAAGTTCACGGTCAACAACGCCTCACCGACCGGATGGGGCGACAACATCTACCTCTCCGGCAGCATCCACGAACTCGGCAACTGGTCGAGCAGCAAGAGCGTGGCGATCGGCCCGATGCTCGCCCCGAACTATCCGAACTGGAACACCGTGGTCAGCCTGCCGGCCTGCTCGACGGTGCAGTTCAAGTTCCTGAAGATCACCTCCGGTGGGGCGGTCACCTGGGAGAACGGCGCGAACAAGAGCTATACCGTGCCGTGCTCCGGCACGGGTAGCTCCACCACGAACTGGCAGTACTGA